Proteins encoded by one window of Streptomyces uncialis:
- the hrpA gene encoding ATP-dependent RNA helicase HrpA has protein sequence MSTQPASVSGARGDLGERLIELPPRDAHRLSRRLDGAHRIREPQARTAALAEITAEIDRLAARTAARRARVPEVTYPQELPVSRRKDDILAAIRDHQVVIVAGETGSGKTTQIPKICLELGRGVRGMIGHTQPRRLAARTVAERVADELKTPLGEAVGWKVRFTDQVGQDTFVKLMTDGILLAEIQTDRELRAYDTIIIDEAHERSLNIDFLLGYLAQLLPRRPDLKVIITSATIDPERFSRHFGDAPIVEVSGRTYPVEVRYRPLLEDGAEEDAGDRDQITAICEAVTELQGEGPGDVLVFLSGEREIRDTADALNKMFTRAGSVLRQNTEVLPLYARLSHAEQHRVFQAHSGRRVVLATNVAETSLTVPGIKYVIDPGTARISRYSHRTKVQRLPIEPVSQASANQRKGRCGRTSDGICVRLYSEDDFESRPEFTDAEILRTNLASVILQMTAAGLGAIERFPFIDPPDHRNIRDGVQLLQELGALDPAEKDHRKRLTPLGRKLSQLPVDPRLARMVVEADKNGCVREVMVIAAALSIQDPRERPADKQTQADQQHARFKDETSDFLALLNLWRYVREQQKERGSSSFRRMCKQEYLNFLRIREWQDIYSQLRSVAKSMGVVVNETDASEQAVHTSLLAGLLSHVGLKDTEKNEYLGARGAKFAIFPGSSLFKKQPKVLMSAELVETSRLWARVNARIEPEWIEPIAGHLVKRTYSEPHWEKDQAAVMAYERVTLYGVPIVAHRKVNYGRIDPETSRDLFIRNALVEGDWRTHHKFFADNRRLLTEVEELEHRARRRDILVDDETLFDFYDERVPEHIVSGAHFDSWWKRKHREEPDLLDFEREMLIRESAEAVTKADYPDSWRQGPLTFRVTYQFEPGADADGVTVHIPLAVLNQVTDEGFDWQIPGLRGQVVTELIRSLPKPIRRHYVPAPDVAQRFLKRAVPLQEPLTTTLARELHAMVRVQLAPDDFDWAKVPDHLRITFRVVDERRRKVSPDAEDKDLEALRQRLAPKARQAVSRAVAATTERSGGTAIERSGLTDWTIGGLTRVFEARRAGQPVKAYPALVDDGDTVSVRLFDSEAEQAEAMWKGTRRLIVRNIPVNPAKFALDKLSNAQKLALSANPHGSVQALFEDCATAAADRLIADFGGPVWDEESFRKLFDKVRAEIVDLTVRTVGQVQQVLAAWQAAERRLKATTSPALLANTADVRAQLSALVKPGFVTEAGIGRLAHLMRYLVAADRRLQQMPGGVPRDTARMEKVHDMRDEYAWLLEQLPRGRPVPRQVRDIRWMIEELRVSYFAHSLGTAYPVSDKRIVKAIDAAAP, from the coding sequence ATGTCTACGCAGCCCGCTTCCGTGTCCGGCGCCCGAGGCGACCTCGGTGAGCGCCTCATAGAGCTCCCCCCGAGGGACGCCCACCGCCTGAGCCGCAGGCTCGACGGCGCCCACCGCATCCGCGAACCGCAGGCCCGCACTGCGGCCCTCGCGGAGATCACCGCGGAGATCGACCGCCTGGCGGCCCGCACCGCGGCCCGCCGCGCCCGCGTCCCCGAGGTGACATACCCGCAAGAGCTCCCGGTCAGCCGGCGCAAGGACGACATCCTCGCGGCGATCCGCGACCACCAGGTGGTGATCGTCGCAGGTGAGACGGGGTCCGGAAAGACCACGCAGATCCCCAAGATCTGCCTGGAACTGGGCCGCGGCGTCCGCGGCATGATCGGCCACACCCAGCCCCGCCGCCTCGCGGCCCGCACCGTCGCCGAACGCGTCGCGGACGAGCTGAAAACCCCCCTCGGGGAGGCCGTCGGCTGGAAGGTCCGCTTCACCGACCAGGTCGGCCAGGACACCTTCGTCAAGCTGATGACGGACGGCATCCTGCTCGCGGAGATCCAGACGGACCGCGAGCTGCGCGCCTACGACACGATCATCATCGACGAGGCCCACGAGCGGTCGCTCAACATCGACTTCCTGCTGGGCTACCTCGCCCAGCTGCTCCCCCGCCGCCCGGACCTGAAGGTGATCATCACCTCGGCGACGATCGACCCGGAGCGCTTCTCCCGGCACTTCGGGGACGCCCCGATCGTCGAGGTCAGCGGCCGTACGTACCCCGTGGAGGTGCGCTACCGGCCGCTCCTGGAGGACGGCGCCGAGGAGGACGCCGGCGACCGGGACCAGATCACCGCGATCTGCGAGGCGGTGACCGAGCTCCAGGGCGAGGGCCCCGGCGACGTCCTGGTGTTCCTCTCCGGCGAGCGGGAGATCCGGGACACCGCCGACGCGCTGAACAAGATGTTCACGCGCGCGGGCAGCGTCCTGCGGCAGAACACCGAGGTGCTGCCGCTGTACGCGCGGCTGTCGCACGCCGAGCAGCACCGGGTGTTCCAGGCGCACTCCGGCCGCCGGGTCGTCCTCGCGACGAACGTCGCCGAGACCTCGCTGACCGTCCCCGGCATCAAGTACGTGATCGACCCGGGCACCGCGCGGATCTCCCGGTACAGCCATCGCACCAAGGTCCAGCGGCTGCCCATCGAGCCGGTCAGCCAGGCCAGCGCCAACCAGCGCAAGGGCCGCTGCGGCCGTACCTCGGACGGCATCTGCGTACGGCTCTACTCGGAGGACGACTTCGAGTCCCGGCCCGAGTTCACGGACGCCGAGATCCTGCGCACCAACCTCGCGTCCGTGATCCTCCAGATGACGGCCGCCGGGCTCGGCGCCATCGAGCGGTTCCCGTTCATCGACCCGCCGGACCACCGCAACATCCGCGACGGTGTCCAGCTCCTCCAGGAGCTCGGCGCGCTCGACCCGGCCGAGAAGGACCACCGCAAGCGGCTCACCCCGCTCGGGCGCAAGCTCTCGCAGCTGCCCGTCGACCCGCGTCTCGCGCGCATGGTCGTCGAGGCCGACAAGAACGGCTGTGTCCGTGAGGTCATGGTCATCGCCGCCGCGCTGTCCATCCAGGACCCCCGGGAGCGGCCCGCCGACAAGCAGACCCAGGCCGACCAGCAGCACGCCCGCTTCAAGGACGAGACCAGCGACTTCCTCGCGCTGCTCAACCTCTGGCGGTACGTGCGCGAGCAGCAGAAGGAACGCGGCTCGTCGTCGTTCCGCCGGATGTGCAAGCAGGAGTACCTGAACTTCCTGCGCATCCGGGAGTGGCAGGACATCTACAGCCAGCTGCGGTCCGTGGCGAAGTCGATGGGTGTCGTGGTCAACGAGACCGACGCCTCCGAGCAGGCCGTGCACACCTCGCTGCTGGCCGGGCTGCTGTCCCATGTGGGCCTCAAGGACACCGAGAAGAACGAGTACCTGGGCGCGCGCGGCGCCAAGTTCGCGATCTTCCCCGGCTCGTCGCTGTTCAAGAAGCAGCCCAAGGTCCTGATGTCGGCCGAGCTGGTGGAGACCTCCCGGCTGTGGGCCCGGGTGAACGCGCGGATCGAGCCCGAGTGGATCGAGCCGATCGCCGGTCATCTGGTCAAGCGCACATACAGCGAGCCGCACTGGGAGAAGGACCAGGCCGCGGTGATGGCGTACGAGCGGGTGACCCTGTACGGCGTCCCGATCGTCGCGCACCGCAAGGTCAACTACGGCCGGATCGACCCGGAGACCTCCCGCGACCTGTTCATCCGCAACGCCCTGGTCGAGGGCGACTGGCGCACCCACCACAAGTTCTTCGCGGACAACCGCCGGCTGCTGACCGAGGTCGAGGAGCTGGAGCACCGGGCCCGCCGCCGCGACATCCTCGTGGACGACGAGACCCTGTTCGACTTCTACGACGAGCGGGTGCCCGAACACATCGTGTCCGGCGCCCACTTCGACTCCTGGTGGAAGCGCAAGCACCGGGAGGAGCCGGACCTGCTCGACTTCGAGCGGGAGATGCTCATCCGGGAGTCCGCGGAGGCGGTCACCAAGGCCGACTATCCGGACTCCTGGCGCCAGGGGCCGCTGACCTTCCGGGTGACGTACCAGTTCGAGCCGGGCGCGGACGCCGACGGGGTCACCGTCCACATCCCGCTCGCGGTGCTCAACCAGGTCACCGACGAGGGCTTCGACTGGCAGATCCCGGGGCTGCGCGGGCAGGTCGTCACGGAGCTGATCCGTTCGCTGCCCAAGCCGATCCGCCGGCACTACGTCCCCGCGCCGGACGTGGCGCAGCGCTTCCTGAAGCGGGCGGTCCCGCTCCAGGAGCCGCTGACGACGACGCTGGCGCGTGAGCTGCACGCGATGGTCCGGGTGCAGCTCGCCCCTGACGACTTCGACTGGGCGAAGGTCCCCGACCATCTGCGGATCACCTTCCGGGTGGTCGACGAGCGCCGCCGCAAGGTGTCCCCGGACGCCGAGGACAAGGATCTGGAGGCCCTGCGGCAGCGGCTGGCCCCCAAGGCCCGCCAGGCCGTCTCCCGGGCCGTCGCGGCCACCACGGAGCGCTCCGGCGGCACCGCGATCGAGCGCTCCGGGCTCACCGACTGGACGATCGGCGGTCTGACCCGGGTCTTCGAGGCGCGCCGCGCGGGTCAGCCGGTGAAGGCGTACCCGGCGCTGGTGGACGACGGGGACACCGTCTCCGTACGGCTCTTCGACTCGGAGGCGGAGCAGGCCGAGGCGATGTGGAAGGGCACCCGCAGGCTGATCGTGCGCAACATCCCGGTGAATCCGGCGAAGTTCGCCCTCGACAAGCTCAGCAACGCCCAGAAGCTGGCTCTTTCGGCCAATCCGCACGGCTCGGTGCAGGCCCTGTTCGAGGACTGCGCGACCGCCGCGGCCGACCGGCTGATCGCCGACTTCGGGGGCCCGGTGTGGGACGAGGAGTCGTTCCGGAAGCTGTTCGACAAGGTCCGCGCGGAGATCGTGGACCTCACCGTGCGGACGGTGGGCCAGGTCCAGCAGGTGCTGGCCGCCTGGCAGGCCGCCGAGCGGCGGCTGAAGGCGACGACGAGCCCCGCGCTGCTGGCGAACACCGCGGACGTCAGGGCCCAGCTCTCCGCCCTGGTGAAGCCCGGGTTCGTGACCGAGGCGGGCATCGGGCGGCTGGCGCATCTGATGCGCTATCTGGTCGCGGCGGACCGGCGGCTCCAGCAGATGCCGGGCGGCGTCCCCCGGGACACCGCCCGGATGGAGAAGGTCCACGACATGCGGGACGAGTACGCCTGGCTGCTCGAACAGCTGCCCAGGGGACGGCCGGTGCCGCGCCAGGTACGGGACATCCGCTGGATGATCGAGGAGCTGCGGGTCAGCTACTTCGCGCACTCCCTGGGCACGGCGTACCCCGTCTCCGACAAGCGGATCGTGAAGGCCATCGACGCCGCCGCGCCGTGA
- a CDS encoding DUF6274 family protein, with protein sequence MRAVARRETRALLRAHLSAAVRYRHRVRHCAVCAALHRLAVESSTRRPERAEDIGDESPSNA encoded by the coding sequence ATGAGGGCTGTCGCCCGGCGTGAGACACGGGCACTGCTGCGGGCCCATCTGTCGGCGGCCGTCCGCTACCGCCATCGGGTCCGGCACTGCGCCGTGTGCGCCGCGTTGCACCGGCTGGCGGTGGAGTCGTCTACACGGCGACCGGAGCGGGCGGAAGACATCGGGGACGAAAGTCCCTCGAACGCGTGA
- the bldC gene encoding developmental transcriptional regulator BldC, translated as MTARTPDAEPLLTPAEVATMFRVDPKTVTRWAKAGKLTSIRTLGGHRRYREAEVRALLAGIPQQRSEA; from the coding sequence ATGACCGCTCGCACCCCTGATGCCGAGCCGCTGCTGACCCCGGCTGAGGTCGCCACGATGTTCCGCGTCGACCCCAAGACGGTCACGCGCTGGGCCAAGGCTGGCAAGCTCACGTCGATCCGCACGCTCGGCGGGCACCGCCGCTACCGCGAAGCAGAGGTCCGCGCGTTGCTCGCGGGCATTCCGCAGCAGCGCAGCGAGGCCTGA
- a CDS encoding Leu/Phe/Val dehydrogenase, with product MTDVTDGVLHTLFHSDQGGHEQVVLCQDRASGLKAVIALHSTALGPALGGTRFYPYANEEAAVADALNLARGMSYKNAMAGLDHGGGKAVIIGDPERIKTEALLLAYGRFVASLGGRYVTACDVGTYVADMDVVARECRWTTGRSPGNGGAGDSSVLTAYGVFQGMRASAQHLWGDPTLRGRKVGVAGVGKVGHHLVEHLLADGAEVVVTDVRADAVRRLTDLHPRVTVAADTDALIRVGGLDVYAPCALGGALDDDTVPALTATVVCGAANNQLAHPGVEKDLADRSILYAPDYVVNAGGVIQVADELHGFDFDRAKVKAARIFDTTLDIFTRAKKDGIPPAAAADRIAEHRIAEARSASR from the coding sequence GTGACCGATGTAACCGACGGCGTCCTGCACACCCTGTTCCACTCGGACCAGGGCGGCCATGAACAGGTCGTGCTCTGCCAGGACCGTGCCAGCGGCCTCAAGGCCGTGATCGCCCTCCACTCCACCGCGCTGGGCCCCGCGCTCGGCGGCACCCGCTTCTACCCGTACGCGAACGAGGAGGCGGCCGTCGCCGACGCGCTGAACCTCGCGCGCGGGATGTCGTACAAGAACGCCATGGCCGGGCTCGACCACGGTGGCGGCAAGGCCGTCATCATCGGTGACCCGGAGCGGATCAAGACGGAGGCCCTGCTGCTGGCGTACGGCAGATTCGTGGCCTCGCTCGGCGGCCGGTACGTGACCGCCTGCGATGTCGGCACCTATGTCGCCGACATGGACGTGGTGGCCCGCGAGTGCCGCTGGACCACCGGACGCTCCCCCGGGAACGGCGGCGCGGGCGACTCGTCGGTGCTCACCGCGTACGGCGTCTTCCAGGGGATGCGGGCCAGCGCCCAGCATCTGTGGGGCGACCCGACACTGCGTGGCCGGAAAGTAGGGGTCGCGGGGGTCGGCAAGGTCGGTCACCATCTGGTCGAGCATCTGCTGGCCGACGGTGCCGAGGTCGTCGTCACCGATGTCCGCGCGGACGCCGTCCGGCGGCTGACCGATCTGCATCCGCGGGTCACCGTCGCCGCCGACACCGACGCGCTGATCCGGGTCGGCGGACTGGACGTGTACGCGCCCTGCGCGCTCGGCGGGGCCCTGGACGACGACACGGTGCCCGCCCTGACCGCGACCGTGGTGTGCGGCGCCGCCAACAACCAGCTCGCCCACCCCGGGGTGGAGAAGGATCTCGCCGACCGCAGCATCCTCTACGCCCCCGACTACGTGGTGAACGCGGGCGGGGTGATCCAGGTCGCGGACGAGCTGCACGGTTTCGACTTCGACCGGGCCAAGGTGAAGGCCGCGCGGATCTTCGACACCACCCTGGACATATTCACACGTGCAAAGAAGGACGGGATTCCGCCGGCCGCCGCGGCCGACCGTATCGCCGAGCACCGGATCGCCGAGGCGCGTTCCGCGAGCCGCTGA
- a CDS encoding DUF3073 domain-containing protein gives MGRGRAKAKQTKVARQLKYNSGGTDLSRLANELGASTSNQPPNSEPFEDDDEDDNDPYARYADLYNEDDDDESAGESGPSARRRGA, from the coding sequence ATGGGGCGCGGCCGGGCCAAGGCCAAGCAGACGAAGGTCGCCCGCCAGCTGAAGTACAACAGCGGTGGGACTGACCTCTCACGCCTGGCCAACGAGCTGGGCGCGTCGACTTCGAACCAGCCGCCGAACAGCGAGCCGTTCGAGGACGACGACGAGGACGACAACGACCCGTACGCACGGTACGCGGATCTGTACAACGAGGACGACGACGACGAGTCGGCCGGTGAGTCCGGTCCGTCGGCGCGGCGTCGGGGCGCTTGA
- the purM gene encoding phosphoribosylformylglycinamidine cyclo-ligase — protein sequence MSAESPVSTPGPGSGASYASAGVDIEAGDRAVELMKEWVRKTRRPEVVGGLGGFAGLFDASALKRYERPLLASATDGVGTKVDIARRLGVYDTIGHDLVAMVMDDIAVCGAEPLFMTDYICVGKVHPERVAAIVKGIAEGCVLAGCALVGGETAEHPGLLGPDDFDVAGAGTGVVEADRLLGPDRIRTGDAVIAMASSGLHSNGYSLVRHVLFDQGGLSLDQRVDELGRTLGEELLEPTRIYSLDCLALARTAEVHAFSHITGGGLAANLARVVPDGLHAVVDRSTWAPGAIFDLVGKVGRVERLELEKTLNMGVGMMAVVPAESAEVALTLFADRGVDAWIAGEITERGDHSTGAALVGDHPK from the coding sequence ATGTCTGCTGAATCCCCTGTGAGCACGCCGGGCCCCGGCTCCGGCGCGAGCTACGCGAGCGCGGGCGTCGACATCGAGGCGGGCGACCGCGCCGTCGAGCTGATGAAGGAGTGGGTGCGCAAGACCCGGCGCCCCGAGGTCGTCGGCGGCCTCGGCGGGTTCGCCGGGCTCTTCGACGCGTCCGCGCTCAAGCGCTATGAGCGTCCGCTGCTCGCCTCCGCGACCGACGGCGTCGGCACCAAGGTCGACATCGCCCGCCGCCTCGGCGTCTACGACACGATCGGCCATGACCTGGTCGCGATGGTCATGGACGACATCGCGGTGTGCGGCGCCGAGCCGCTGTTCATGACCGACTACATCTGCGTCGGCAAGGTCCACCCGGAGCGGGTCGCGGCCATCGTCAAGGGCATCGCCGAGGGCTGCGTCCTCGCGGGCTGCGCCCTGGTCGGCGGCGAGACCGCCGAACACCCGGGCCTGCTCGGCCCGGACGACTTCGATGTCGCCGGTGCGGGTACGGGCGTCGTCGAGGCCGACCGGCTGCTCGGCCCGGATCGTATCCGCACGGGTGACGCGGTGATCGCGATGGCCTCCTCCGGCCTTCACTCGAACGGGTACTCGCTGGTCCGCCATGTCCTCTTCGACCAGGGCGGACTCTCGCTCGACCAGCGTGTGGACGAGCTCGGCCGCACCCTGGGCGAGGAGCTGCTGGAGCCCACCCGGATCTACTCGCTGGACTGTCTGGCGCTGGCCCGTACCGCCGAGGTGCACGCCTTCAGCCACATCACCGGCGGCGGTCTCGCCGCCAACCTGGCCCGGGTCGTCCCGGACGGGCTGCACGCCGTCGTGGACCGCTCCACCTGGGCCCCCGGAGCGATCTTCGACCTGGTGGGCAAGGTCGGGCGGGTCGAGCGGCTGGAGCTGGAGAAGACCCTGAACATGGGCGTCGGCATGATGGCCGTGGTGCCCGCCGAGTCGGCCGAGGTCGCCCTGACCCTGTTCGCGGACCGGGGCGTGGACGCCTGGATCGCGGGCGAGATCACCGAACGCGGCGACCACAGCACGGGCGCGGCCCTGGTCGGCGACCACCCGAAGTAG
- the purF gene encoding amidophosphoribosyltransferase: MPRGDGRLNHDLLPGEKGPQDACGVFGVWAPGEEVAKLTYFGLYALQHRGQESAGIAVSNGSQILVFKDMGLVSQVFDETSLGALRGHIAVGHARYSTTGASVWENAQPTFRATPHGSLALGHNGNLVNTAKLAEMVADLPRREGRATQVAATNDTDLVTALLAGQTDDDGKPLTIEESAAKVLPEVMGAFSLVFMDENTLYAARDPQGIRPLVLGRLERGWVVASESAALDICGATYVREIEPGEFIAVDENGIRTSRFAEAKPKGCVFEYVYLARPDTDIAGRNVYLSRVEMGRRLAKEAPVEADLVIATPESGTPAAIGYAEESGIPFGAGLVKNAYVGRTFIQPSQTIRQLGIRLKLNPLKEVIRGKRLVVVDDSIVRGNTQRALVRMLREAGAAEIHIRISSPPVKWPCFFGIDFATRAELIANGMSVEEIGRSLAADSLSYISLDAMIEATTIAKPNLCRACFDGEYPMDLPDPELLGKQLLQTELAAGPAATAAVDALRRP, translated from the coding sequence ATCTGCTTCCCGGCGAGAAGGGCCCCCAGGACGCTTGTGGCGTCTTCGGTGTCTGGGCTCCGGGCGAAGAGGTCGCAAAGCTCACGTACTTCGGGCTGTACGCCCTCCAGCATCGGGGCCAGGAATCCGCGGGTATCGCGGTCAGCAACGGCTCCCAGATTCTCGTCTTCAAGGACATGGGACTGGTCTCCCAGGTCTTCGACGAGACCTCCCTCGGCGCCCTCAGGGGCCACATCGCCGTAGGACACGCCCGCTACTCGACCACCGGCGCATCGGTGTGGGAGAACGCCCAGCCCACGTTCCGCGCCACTCCGCACGGCTCCCTCGCGCTCGGCCACAACGGCAACCTGGTGAACACCGCCAAGCTCGCCGAGATGGTCGCCGACCTGCCCCGGCGGGAAGGCCGCGCCACCCAGGTCGCCGCCACCAACGACACCGACCTCGTCACCGCGCTCCTCGCGGGCCAGACCGACGACGACGGCAAGCCCCTGACCATCGAGGAGTCCGCCGCCAAGGTGCTCCCCGAGGTGATGGGCGCCTTCTCGCTGGTCTTCATGGACGAGAACACCCTCTACGCGGCCCGTGACCCGCAGGGCATCCGCCCGCTGGTGCTCGGCCGGCTGGAGCGCGGCTGGGTCGTCGCCTCGGAGTCCGCCGCCCTGGACATCTGCGGCGCGACCTATGTCCGGGAGATCGAGCCGGGCGAGTTCATCGCCGTCGACGAGAACGGCATCCGCACCTCACGATTCGCAGAAGCGAAGCCCAAGGGCTGTGTCTTCGAGTACGTGTACCTCGCCCGCCCCGACACCGACATCGCCGGGCGGAACGTCTACCTCTCCCGGGTGGAGATGGGCCGGCGGCTCGCGAAGGAAGCACCGGTCGAGGCCGACCTGGTGATAGCGACCCCGGAATCCGGCACCCCCGCCGCGATCGGGTACGCGGAGGAGTCCGGCATCCCGTTCGGTGCCGGTCTGGTGAAGAACGCGTATGTGGGCCGGACCTTCATCCAGCCCTCGCAGACGATCCGCCAGCTCGGCATCCGGCTGAAGCTCAACCCGCTGAAGGAAGTCATCCGGGGCAAGCGACTGGTCGTCGTGGACGACTCGATCGTGCGCGGCAACACCCAGCGCGCCCTGGTCCGGATGCTCCGCGAGGCCGGTGCCGCCGAGATCCACATCCGGATCTCGTCGCCGCCCGTGAAGTGGCCCTGCTTCTTCGGCATCGACTTCGCGACCCGCGCCGAACTCATCGCCAACGGCATGTCCGTCGAGGAGATCGGCAGGTCGCTGGCGGCCGACTCCCTCTCGTACATCTCCCTCGACGCCATGATCGAGGCCACCACCATCGCCAAGCCCAACCTCTGCCGGGCCTGCTTCGACGGTGAGTATCCGATGGATCTGCCCGACCCGGAACTGCTCGGCAAGCAGCTCCTCCAGACCGAGCTGGCGGCCGGTCCGGCGGCCACCGCCGCGGTCGACGCGCTCCGTCGCCCGTAA